The segment ACCGGGTCGACGCACAACTTCATCAGCACCACGACAGCGCGCCGAGCCAGCCTCAACTTCCACAGCAGCCACGGTGCCCATGTCGTCGTCGCAAACGGAGACCGGGTGGCGTGCCGCGGCCTGGCGCACGACGTTGGCATCCGCATTACTCAAGATCGCGTGGGCCACACCGACTTCTCCATCGACTACTATTCCATTCCCTTGGACTGTTGACATGGTCCTTTGGGATGGCCTTCCTGCGCACATTGGGGCCCATTCTATGGGACTTCGATGATTTGTGCATGGCGTTCTGGCACCAGGGCCGCCGCGTCTTCTGGAAGGGTGTGGGATCGACCCGCACGGACATCGCGCTGACAGGCCGCCTGCATACCATGCGCGGCTTGGAGCCGGCACTGCTGGCGCGCCTGCTTCAATCGTTCGACGACGTCTTCGCCGCGCCAAAGGGTCTGCCGCCGGCGAGGCCGTGTGATCACCGCATCCACCTGCGGCCCAACACCGACCCCGTCGCGGTACGGCCGTACTGGTACCCCCCACCTCTAGAAAGACGAGCTCGAGAAGCAGTGCGTCGAGATGCAAGCCCAAGGTATCATCCGCCCAAGTACTTCACCATTCTCCGCGCCTGTCCTCCTTGTCAAGAAACAAGACTCCTGGCGTTTCTGCGTGGATTATCGGGCCTTGAACACAGTCACAATCAAAGACAAATTCCCCATCCCAGTGGTGGAGGAATTACTCGACGAACtcaaagaggcaaaattttttACCAAGCTTGATCTCAAATCGGGATACCACCAGGTGCGCGTCCATGAGGATGATATCAGCAAAACAGCCTTCCGCAAACACCATGGCCATTTTGAGTTCATGGTGATGCCCTTCGAGCTGTCCAACGCCCCCTCAACCTTTCAAGCCCTGATGAATATGGTGTTGAAACCTTTTCTGCGTCGCTGCGTTCTTGTATTTTTTTATGATATACTAGTCTATAGCAGCTCTTGGACGGAACATCTGCAACAGCTACGGCGGTGCTCGACACATTGCGTGCGCACCAGCTGCACGTCAAACATTCCGAATGCACGTTCGCAGCTCCGACAGTGGACTATCTTGGCCACGTGATCTCCGAACACAGCGTCGCCATGGACCAGCAGAAGGTGGAAGCCGTGGCCGCCTGGCCACAACCCCGCTCGGCCCGAGACCTTCGGGGTTTCCTGGGGGGTACTACAGGCGGTTCATCAAGGGGTTCGGCACCATTGCCGCGCCCCTAACACAGCTTCTCCGAAAGGAGAGCTTCCGGTGGACCGAGGAGGCGTCAGCAGCATTCTACGCCCTCAAGAACGCCCTCTCGACTGCACCGGTGCTGCAACTCCCCGACTTCAACGCCGATTTCGTCGTGAACTGCGACGCGTCCGGCACCGGCTTCGGCGCCGTTCTACGTCAGGGTGCTGGGCCACTGGCGTTCTTCAGCAAGCCGTTCGCGCCCCGCCATTTGAAGGTCGCGGCGTATGAGCGCGAGTTGATTGGCTTGGTTCAAGCCGTTCGACACTGGTGGCCCTACTTATGGGGCCGAACATTCGTCGTCCGCACATATCATTATGCCCTGAAGTACATGCTGGATCAGCGGCTCTCCACAGTCCCTCAACATCAATGGATTAGTAAGCTCTTTGGCTACGACTTCAAGGTGGAGTACAACCCCGGGCGATGTTGCGGCCGACGCACTGTCACGCCGTGGCTCGGACGAGGCCACGCTCGCCACCATCTCGACGCCGTCTTTTGACCTCTACAACGACCTTCGCCGCGAGATCGGCGCCTCGACGGACCTGGCCGCGCTCCAGGACGCGGTGACCGCTGGTGACCGTGGAGCGACGTGGCGTGTACAGGACGGCCTCATCCTGAAGGAAGGCCGCGTGTTCATTCCGAGCACGTCGCCTCTGCTGCCGGTCGTCCTCAACCTCGCGCACACTGCAGACCACGAGGGCGCCCAGAAGACGCTGCAACGTCTACGCGCCGAGTTCTACCTGGAACATGATCGCCGCCACGTCCGAGACTTTGTCCGCGCCTGCTCAACATGCCAGCGGAACAAAACCGAAGCTCTACACCCAGCCGGCCTGCTCCAACCATTGCCGGTGCCGTCCAGGATTTGACCGGATATTGCCATGGACTTCGTGGAAGCTCTACCTAAGGTTCATGGCAAGAGTGTCATCCTCACGGTCGTGGACCGGTTTTCAAAGTACACCCATTTCATACCACTCGGCCACCCCCACCCGGCATTGTCGGTGGCTCAGGCTTTCTTCCAAGACATTGTCCGCTTGCACGGTTTCCCGGAATCGATTGCCAGTGATCGGGATCCTGTATTTACCGGACATGTTTGGCGGGATTTGTTCAAGCTCGCTGGTGTGCAATTGAAGATGAGCTCCGCCTTTCACCGGTAAACCGATGGCCAGAGCGAGGTAGTCAACAAGACAATTGCTATGTACTTACGTTGTTTGACAGGTGCGTCCTCGAGCTTGGGTGGATTGGCTGTCGTAGGCCGAGTTTTGCTACAATTCATCCCATCACTCGGCCCTGCGCACCACCCCGTTCCACGTCGTCTACGGCCGGCCGCCCCCGACGCTGCTTCCGTACCAGCCGGGCAGTGCCCGCACCCAGACCGTCGATCGCCTCCTTGCCGACCGCGACACCTTCCTCGCCGACGTCCGTTCCAGGCTGCTCCAGGCGGCGCAGGAGTATGCGCGCCGACACTACGATGCCCATCATCGGGAGCTGGAGTTTGCTCCGGGTGACTGGGTGTGGCTAAGGGGGCTGCACAGGCTGCTGCAGTCTCTTCTTCCCGGATGACGCGGTAAGCTGTGCCCCCGCTACGCCGACCCCTTTCAAGTGCTGGCCCACATCGGCAACGTCGCCTACAAGCTTCAGCTGCCGGACGGCGCGCGCGTCCACGACATCTTCCACGTCGGCGTACTCAAGCCGTTCCACGGAACGCCACCGTCGTCTACACCGCCATTGCCCCCGCTGCGTGATGGTCGCCTTCTTCCGCAACCGGCCCGCGCCCTGCGTGCCTCTCTTCGCCGCGGTGTCTGGCATGTGCTCATTCAGTGGGAGGGCATGTCAGCcgaggaagccacatgggatCCGGTCGAAGCCTTTCGCGCTGTCCATCCCTCCtttcagctcgaggacgagctgtttcACAAGGGAGGGAGAGATGTTATGGTGGACAACGTGTATCACCGGAGGAAGCGCACCCGTGGCTAGCAGCGCGGCAACAGAAGGCCGCGACGCGCGGCGCGCGGTCACCACGGGCAGTTCGGCTGCTTTCGCAGGATTAGCTAGCTGTGCAAGTATTGTTGGGTAGATCCTAAAGTTTAGCTTCAGTTTGTTAGCAAGTTGTTAGCGTTGTGTAACTTTCCTTTATATATGTCGAACAGTTGAATTAATAAAGTTAAGCCAGAGATTGAGAagctctctctcgctctctggCACATGTGTGCCCTAAAATCTCTTCTGCTCCCATGAGTTCTTGACGCCGGCCACCAGGACGGGATCTcacgctcgccgccgccgcgagacAACCCCTCGACCCCCAACCTCTCACGGATACAACCTACGCCGTACTAGAAGTTCCAACaatagtttttttctttttgctaaaaaattaaaataggaAGTTGTtttacaaaactcgtggagatgctctaacaagCCCCAATCTCATGGCTAAAAGCTTTGACAAGATCCTGAAACTTCAATTCATCATCAACAAGCTAATAAGCTAAAATTCTTCATGCGCTCAGCATCATCGGTCTTAAAGATAAGAGTTACCATGACAATGTTTAATATAGAAAGATTCAGATTCCTTTCTTGGAAAACATTAATAAGTTGCCATGTGTAGTTTGTAGTGTTGGAACCATGGTTTTAAATAGCTCGCTATAGTTGTCGCTATAGCCCAATATATCTTTTTGAGGTAGAGTGACGCTATTTGCGTTTATGCACAATTTTGCCGCTATAGTCTGATATACTCCGCTAATAACGGTTGATAAAATGCTAAACACCTTAGCCTTagctcgctatttaaaacaATGGTTGGAACCTAGAGTGCAATAAAACATTGTACTTAGGGAGTACAAACACATCAAAAAAAAACTTACTGTGCATGTACACAGAATTTTCGCAGGCTTTTATATGTGATCAAGTTATTAATTTTTAGAAGCATATCTTATGGAACCTCAGTCCTTTTGCTCCAACTCCATCTGAAATGTGGTATCAAGTACTCACTGTATCCTAAAAAAAGAAGCAACTCAAACTATTTAAAGTtttactaaatttatataaaaagatATTGATACTTATCAtactaaataaatatattaggTTTGttgtagaatatattttcagaaTATACCTATTTAGAGTCTTAATATTGATAGTATTTTTCATAAACTCAGTCAAACTTATGTTAGTCTGACTCTGACCAAAACCCAGAATTGTATCATTTATGGACCGAGATAGTACTCCAATATtctaaatttgaaaattttctCTTAGTGAGGGGCCCATGCATGCCCGCCAGACAGCTAGCACTAGTATTGCTAATGAGTGGACAAGTTCGGAACAAAAACTCAAGTTGTCTATTCACATTGCAATCAAATGCCTCATTCAACACATTAGTAAACAGATATGTGTCGAACTGCCTTAACGAGAAGCTGAAAAATGATATAGCTGCTGAAACATAGAAATTGACTGAATGTTACAGGTTGATTCCAAAGATCAATAAtgcctttattttttattaggaCTGCCATTTATTCAGTTTCCACATACTGCACCAAGAAACTATGACCAATAATGTACTAGTATTTTAGAGGAGATTCAAAGTTTTTACACTGCTCATGAAGGAACACATTCTCTTCGGGTCTTTCCGTAAACCGTCAGGATAACATATGCCACTGCTAACATCCAGGCCATTTGGCTTTAGAGCAGAAGCGGCTTGGTGAACATTATCTGCATGAAGGCCTCCTGCTAATAACCACCCGTTCTTGCTTTTAACAGTTGGCATTTGGAATTTTTCCCAGTTGAACCCTTTACCACTGtaaatgcatccaaatagattttatcAGTTCCAGCTTTCTCCACAACAAACAAATTTTAATGAGCAAATGCTATAAGAAAAAGGGCCTGTGATATTCACAAATAGGTAAAACCAAAATTAAAACACTGCCAACATTAAATTTAGTGGGATGAAGAACAGCTTTTCAGAATATCAATATTAGCTAGTCCAAGAGCAAACATCAAGACATTAGACAATAGACAAACCATGTAAGCAGAATTTTGTACCTTCCACCTTTTGCACTGTCCACCAAAAACCAATCAAGAACATATTCCTCACTTGGAGGAGCATTGATAAGTATACCGTCGTCATCAGCATTTAGCACATATACAATCCTGTTGTTCTTCCAAAGCAGAGGAAGTAGTTCTCGGGAGCTATCTCCATGAAGCTACAAGCAATGTGTCAGTAAAATTAGATTGTACCTCCTCCTTCTGTTACAGAGAGTAGAATATAGTAAGGGAAGATATACCTGGATAAGATCGAGATTGCATGTATCAGATGCTCTCAAGATAGTACTATTATCATCATCCACAAACACACCCACTGATTCAGCCCCATAAGATTTGGCCACTCTGGATATCTCTTTGGCTTCAGACAATGGAACAGAGCGTTTGGAGTTGGGCCAAAGAATCATCCCAATTAATTTAGCTCCAGCCATCACAGCCATCTCCGCATCGATGGCAGATGTAATGCCACACATTTTGACTACAGGCTCATACCTTTTGTCCTCCAAACTAGATGATAAGGGCACGGCAACAATAGGTTGCTTCTTAGCAAAACATGTCATTCTTACTGCAGTCGATATTGGACGTGCTGTAAAAGGTATTGAGCTTCAATAACTAAGATACCTTGTATCATTAAGATATTCAAATGCGCTTAACATTACTGGTTTCCAGAAACAGAAACAGAGAAGTATCAAACTCGAAAGAAACAGCAAGTTTGTAGTTAAGATTAATCAAAACCTATTTGGATGTACTCTTTACAAAGTATCAAGAGCTTATAGCATTGGATTAATCTTAAAGTATCCCCTCATAAAAAAACCTAAGAATATCAAAATCACCCAACTTTTTGTGTGAACAGTTTTCTTTTCACACATTCTAATTAACGGAAAAAGATAAGGTTTGTTGTGATCCGAAGGACAAGGTTTCTTGCATTCTTGAATAAACAACTactgaagattgaagaaaagaaattcagcagACCATAGACAAGGAGACGCAGCATGAACAACTCGTGTATCAGAAAAACTTAAATGTTTACCAATTACCATTGTTTGAAGGCAAAGCAAACTGCAGAGACTGCCTTGTGGAGATCGTCGTTGGCATAGCTGTTAGTAAACAAATGACACTCAGACGAGCAGGGAAGAGGTGGAATCACGAAGGAGGCATTCTATCAAACAGGTGGCGTGCACTGCAGTTAGGCTGACCACCGAACAAAGTGCCGGCTATATTTGTTTCTAATCGAAAAATTGCGTTCTCGTGGATTTCGAATCCATGTTCAGGAGAACTCAGCTGAAAGAAGACGAGCCCGCATTTACCTGAATCTCGCGAATTCAATCGCCGTGACCGAACAGCATCAAATGAGGAAGGCTTGGTGGGTCGGGAAGAGACGAACGCAGAAGAGAGGGAGCGAGAATCCCAAGAGGGACACCACCGCCATGCAGGTGGACTAGAGCAGCAGGACTGCAGGATGGCTGGCGGGCTAGATACGGTACCTCTAATCTTCACCACCTATACCTACCAACCACATTCCTGGACCTGGGTCAGTCTCAGTGCCGTGGGTGCGCGGTAGCACGCCGCAGCCCATTGCAATATGACCAGGTCACAGCGCCGTCGAACGCCCGGTTCCGAGAGGCAAGGACATACAGCTAAGGTATGTCgtcggattcacttcaatccatatgtgttggattgaggtagaatttagttcaagtttcactccaatccacaccaatacatgtggattgatgcaaatgagactacatccaaacaaggcctaagtgtttggcatttttgacttgACATTTCCCAAAATAGCGGACCCAACTATTTTTGTGCGGGAATCTTTCATCTTCGCTGGAAATTTTCTCGCGCGTCGCGCGGGCGCCCGTCGCGTGCAATTCCTTCGCACGTCGCCGCCAATTGTCTCGCGTGTCGCGCGGCCGTGTCGTCCCGCAAGTCCACGTCGCCGCTTGGTCCAGGTCGTCAAGATCCGATCTCGTCGCTGCGATCGATCTCCTAGCCTCACGTCGCTGCAACAAAATGACGCGGCGATGGATCTCCTAGCTGGCGTAGCGTCGCATGAAGGAAGGAGAGGAGGCGGTGATGGATCTCCTAGCCTCGCGTCGCTGCAACAAAAGGAGACGGCGATGGATCTCCTTCGTCCCCGCGCTAAGAAAGGAGGCGGCACGCGGGGGAAAGAGAATAGTCGTGTGCGAGGACTCGTATCGCGAGAAACTACCACGACGTGGAGAGTACAGGCACGACAAGCAGTTCAAGATTCTCGGGATATCAAAATTACCAAGCCACTGTGCctatgcaaaaatgccaagtttggtccatcaaatgccaagtttgccaaaatgcataagtcaaatgcaaaactgttagagagcaatttttaaggtttttggcaaatttcaagaatgcaaagtccaattgcataactgttggagatgctctaacagtTTTTCTACTGCTCCTCTTCCAAATTCTTCAAACCATAGTTCAACTTATAGCTCTATAGTAAGTtaaaaatttatttaaaaaacacACAATTCCATCAAATtgttcataaaatatatttgctCATGTATTTATTAGGACTATCACAAATCAATATATCTTTAGAATTTACTAAATTCTCAATTTATATTAGCTTTGTATTAAGTTAAAAATTTTAATAAAAAGATACACAGTTTTATCAGATctctataaaatatattttaatcGTGTATTTTCTctgtcctaaattataagatgttatatatatatatatatatatatatatatatatatatatatatatatatatatataacgtcTTATAATTAAGAAAGTATTCATTTGAACTACAATATGTTAATATATTTGTAAAGTGTTAGTCCAAGATACTAAAGTTTAGCTCGAAGACAAAACAAAAGTGAACTATAATTTAGATTAAAACATAATTAGAATTATTATAGTatgatttagaaaaaaaaactataatTTCAAACGAAAGGAGCAACTTTCAATCAAAACGTGACAGAACATTCTAATTCTTCTTCACATTCTAATTCTTCTTGACCAACAGCCTGATAACAAGCGATTTCGACGATCATCTTATCGATTTGGTCAATAGATTTTAGTTCTATAGGTCTATTTTAAACTTTTTTACAAATGCAGACGATCAACACGTACGCATACTCACCTCTATGAACACACATAAGCAAGTTCTACTCCTATGAGCACTTTTGAAAGACTGTGTTGACACATCACGAGAGAGAAAATGGCTATTATAGGACTACAATCATAATGGTTTCTCCCAAATAGGACTCTAATTGTTTTCTTCTCCTAAATAGGACTTCAATCAATTACCATAAGCTATAATAGAATTTTGCTTCATTTAACCATTTTTATGTCCCAAATACATGTATTTTCTAATAATAATGCCCATATTACCCTTTTGTAGACACCGATTCAACTTATCGGACTCGATCTCTGGCACGACGTATTCACGAGGCCGCCTCACTCTCTTCTCCAACCTCGGCAGCATGCTCAGTTTCCATGACAGCAAGCAGACGCCCCTCGACGGCTCAGGGCATCAGTGCATCAAGCATGCAGATGAACACGCTACGGCCGCCAGCCagctacaactactactacgtCGACATGCATCCATCCGTCGTCGCTGGATCAGTCTCGATGGTTCTGAGCCGCCCTTGAGCAGCATGACTGGAGGAGGCGACACGACCACCACCATGGGCACGCGACGACGCTCGTGAGCTAGTCACTGTACCAGCACGCCGCCAAGCAGCAGGGGGATGCGGCGTTCGTGGACCCGGCGGTGGTGTCAGGCTCGGAGGCCGCCGGCGGTGCGCGGTGGCGCGAGCTCCTGGAGCCTGGCGTGCGTCACGCGCTGGTGTACGGCGTCACGATGCAGGTGCTGCAGTAGTTCTCGGGCATCAACGACGTGCTCTACTACACGCCGCAGATCCTGGACCAGGCCGGCATCAGTGTGCTGCTAGCGAGCCTGGGGCTGAGCGCCGACGCGGGGTGCGGGGGCTCTGCATCGCCATCTGCTCGCTCGTCTCATGAATACGTCGCACGAGAGAACGAGTCCGATAAGTTGAATTGGTGTCATCTGTCATGTATAGTACAGAAGGGCAGTATGGGCATTATTAGAAAATACATTTATTTGAGATATAAGAAAAATGGTTAAATGATGCAAAATCCCATTATAACTTATGGTAATTGATTGGAGTCTTATTAGGGAGAAGCAAACGATTGGAGTTCTATTTGAGAGAAGCCATCATGATTGGAGTCCTATAATAGCCATTTTCTCATCACGAGAACACACGTACGCAAACCCTGACCGCATGAGTACCTGTAATACCCtaaattttgtttctttgaaaatagagctaaaacaatttattttgtatttttgtactcatgaaaacataggaaaatattttttaaaaaaaattaaaattcatcatacggTTTAACAAcgctgttgtgcatacatgctggtgcataagatttgatgtaatgtttgcttgttgctcctttgtgtgttgagagtgagcaaagtttttaaaatgcgcTTAGTGGATCGATCTTTTTTGGCCGGTatgtctttatctttatctataacaaaattccttgtttctaagctcaagtttttattaggagcatCCTAAAATTTTTTCGGTGTCACCTAAATCCcttcttttagtttctcatccatcaagcaatctctacaaacttttcggcAATTTTTCCAGCTTCTATTTtttgtgagcataatctaatttttaaatGCTCCATATTATCTCATCAAGAGCTCCAAACACTTTATCTAGGTTCCTCATATTCTATAATAGCTTTGAGAATTTTCCTAAATTTTTGGAGTTTTTGGAGTATTTTTCGgagcttaaataataattctagacttttctagaattattttatctatgaaattaattaattctgaaaaataataaaaccacTCTTCCTTTTTAACACTCAAATCTCATGTGCAATAATTATAATAAATCGCAAAGaccatgtctttatttattaatgagctttaatatttatttaggtCCAttagtgtgggggtataaacccctatacccttacggctagactttagccaggaagcttggcccactacgagacgagttcaaggtttgatccgacagctcggagtttcgcacaaggaaacaagacgtggagatcaagcaggattctagtcggttagaataggaattgatatcgaattatctatggcaattgtaaccgactaggattagtttctagatctgtaaccctgccctccagactatataaggaggggcaagggacccccctaggacatcatattctctcagcacaaatcaatacaaccagacgcaggacgtaggtattacgccaactcggcggccgaacctggataaaaagcttgtccgtgtcttgcgtcaccgtcgagttcgtagttcacgcaccgtctaccgataaactactaccgtgggtatacccaaaggtagactgccgactagctttcgtcgacagtggcgcgccaggtagggggtgtgcgtgcaacttttccggcgaacaagatggtcacgatcccagcttccgcgaccgtgcccgaaggcctcacgttcaccgtcggccagatcacgtggacgacgtgcagcggcggcttcccgaccacggttccgaaagagatccagatccaatctgagatcacgccgtctccgaccacacgcatgacggcaccaagctcccgaccaccgttcccactctacaagggaaaggagatcgactgctcggacctcctccaagcgctcgatcgcgccgactccaagctactcgaagtctcccaactaatagatggagttctgcgccggcccgaccaagccgctcgagcggatttttcgaaatcccgccggccaactcgtgtcaccacacacgaacggctgggaacgtccctgacgataacctcaaccccctcaggacgatccgtcgagctcaaaaagggagactatccttgcggcctgaataactcggcctctgtttactcacagcatgtccaatccgttttcagcaaagcgggctggtcgccgacaaggaacaatcgtcaccatgtcaacatggtgacaatccgagagctacgggacggccaggtttccagcaccaactcaagcaccggctccgtccccaccgaggttataaacaccgaagacgagggctacgacctggattttccttcacaccctccgggtttcgaccgattcccgatattccccccccccggcgaggggatatcgtgttcaatgtcagcgccgacgaaccggccgttgacggagaaacagatgaccagaggcaactccgcgaacagcgtaacgccgatcgcgcccgacggcgtgcggacgagcaacaacagatgccaccaagtaacctcaacgatgcctttgacatggtcggggaccagccggtctacaaaacgccaagcgccaacgtggctgtcgccatggccaacctggatcggcttcctgacacccccgaatgccagggagtccggaccagtatccgagcacacctgatcgccgcaatgggacagacagccactctgctcaagagagtccaggacgtctcttatacggaagccgcctccgaccagactaatcgcagccgggcctcacccagcaggcgccgccgcagccgctcccccgacaaccgtcgaggggactcacggcgcgacgatggtggtcgggacgccgatggccgccgccagcagaaccgtgtacgcggccaagaagaagaagatcatcacagggatctccgccacaacatccctcccaaagatgcccgggaccgcatcaacaggcgcgccgcagagagagcagtccacgaaaacctgcgccgcatcgagtacgacgcgacccacggtcctccagGCCTAatgcagttctcctcacacctccgccaggtcgtgtggccccgcaatttcaagctcgaaaaacttaaaaaatacgacggcaaggaaaatccagagaactggatcactctctatgaaatcgccgtccgatcagcggcaggagatgagcacgtcatggctaactacttccccgtagtcctcgaccaggctggtcatcagtggcttctcggcttgcccgaggactccttcgaatcttgggaagagctacgacaggctttcatcgacaacttcatcgccacatgcgagcagcccgggaacaagtatgaccttgaaaggataagagacaggaagaatgaacctctgcgcgattacatccgacgattctcggatatgcgcctcaaaatcccgaagatttctcacgacgaggccatatcagcctttatcaagggcttgcgtttccatgaagcgctgaggaacaagctgttgcgtaagcgcccatcaacggtagcagagctcctcgccacggctaaaaactacgccgatgctgatgacgcagaaaaactaatccgagacgacgcgAGAGACCCAGACCAGCCTTCTCGGcgggatgacggtcgtggtcgctacgacaacagaaatcaccgccg is part of the Sorghum bicolor cultivar BTx623 chromosome 10, Sorghum_bicolor_NCBIv3, whole genome shotgun sequence genome and harbors:
- the LOC8073057 gene encoding N-(5'-phosphoribosyl)anthranilate isomerase 2, chloroplastic isoform X2, yielding MTCFAKKQPIVAVPLSSSLEDKRYEPVVKMCGITSAIDAEMAVMAGAKLIGMILWPNSKRSVPLSEAKEISRVAKSYGAESVGVFVDDDNSTILRASDTCNLDLIQLHGDSSRELLPLLWKNNRIVYVLNADDDGILINAPPSEEYVLDWFLVDSAKGGSGKGFNWEKFQMPTVKSKNGWLLAGGLHADNVHQAASALKPNGLDVSSGICYPDGLRKDPKRMCSFMSSVKTLNLL
- the LOC8073057 gene encoding N-(5'-phosphoribosyl)anthranilate isomerase 2, chloroplastic isoform X1, producing MPTTISTRQSLQFALPSNNARPISTAVRMTCFAKKQPIVAVPLSSSLEDKRYEPVVKMCGITSAIDAEMAVMAGAKLIGMILWPNSKRSVPLSEAKEISRVAKSYGAESVGVFVDDDNSTILRASDTCNLDLIQLHGDSSRELLPLLWKNNRIVYVLNADDDGILINAPPSEEYVLDWFLVDSAKGGSGKGFNWEKFQMPTVKSKNGWLLAGGLHADNVHQAASALKPNGLDVSSGICYPDGLRKDPKRMCSFMSSVKTLNLL